A section of the Armatimonadota bacterium genome encodes:
- a CDS encoding endonuclease MutS2 produces MDERTLRVLEFEKIRDRLRQLTETAVGTELVAELGPTADFRAVQERLQETAEARELLRAGELSLRGVYDLRPLLARVRVGGVLSPEDLLRVLHTVRVARRVKGGVLSRAERVPQLSALVRDLPTFEPLEAELERALGEDGRVLDSASPELARIRKQLRATEQELRTRLEELLRSPRWARMLQDPIITVRGDRYVVPVKQQYAHQFPGILHDQSGTGQTAFMEPLVAVQLGNRLRALRGAEEREIQRVLAWLSERVAACAVPLEEAVRRLARLDLALAKARLAEELDAVDPELLPEPRLELVEARHPLLVYAHRRDPQRPVVPIDVWLGTDFRTLLLTGPNTGGKTVALKTIGLLQLMLQSGLFVPASPRSRMGVFPQIFADIGDEQSIEQSLSTFSGHMRAIVDILHRARPGALVLLDEIGAGTDPAEGSALARAVLETLHERGCRVVATTHYGELKSLAYSLEGVQNASVDFDAETLRPTYRLRIGVPGSSHAFIIAQRLGLPPEILDRARESLGRKMVEMETVLTGLNEDRRRMELARAEAERLRREAEEERARYEALQAQLRSERERLLARAREEARELLERTREEVRRVLAELREERRAQVAQEAHSRLAELQKALRAGQALEAGEPVETVVPGDRVRVASLRAEGIVVGVTERDEVEVQVGRWRVRVPRADLRLPTGPAPSSQPRMPAQRAFAVESAARLDLRGMKADDAVYELERALDTALVRGVRRLVVVHGKGTGALRRAVHEALSAHPGIRFHLAPPSEGGEGVTVVELEP; encoded by the coding sequence ATGGATGAGCGCACCCTCCGGGTTCTGGAATTCGAAAAGATCCGGGACCGCCTGCGGCAGCTTACGGAGACCGCGGTGGGCACAGAGCTTGTGGCAGAACTCGGGCCCACCGCGGATTTCCGCGCGGTGCAGGAGCGGCTGCAGGAGACCGCGGAGGCCCGGGAGCTCTTGCGGGCGGGCGAGCTGTCCCTGCGCGGGGTGTACGACCTCCGGCCCCTTCTCGCCCGGGTCCGGGTGGGAGGAGTGCTTTCGCCGGAGGACCTGCTCCGGGTCCTGCACACGGTCCGGGTCGCCCGGAGGGTGAAGGGGGGAGTCCTTTCCCGGGCGGAGCGGGTGCCGCAGTTGTCCGCCCTGGTTCGGGACCTGCCGACCTTCGAACCGCTGGAGGCGGAGCTGGAGCGGGCCCTCGGGGAGGACGGCCGCGTGCTGGATTCCGCGAGCCCGGAGCTCGCCCGGATCAGAAAACAGCTGCGGGCCACGGAGCAGGAGCTGCGCACTCGGCTGGAGGAGCTCCTCCGCTCCCCCCGGTGGGCCCGGATGCTGCAGGATCCCATCATCACCGTGCGGGGCGACCGGTACGTGGTGCCCGTGAAGCAGCAGTACGCGCACCAGTTCCCCGGGATCCTCCACGACCAGTCCGGTACCGGCCAGACCGCCTTCATGGAGCCGCTGGTGGCCGTGCAGCTCGGAAACCGCCTCCGGGCCCTGCGGGGGGCAGAGGAGCGGGAGATCCAGCGGGTTTTGGCCTGGCTCTCGGAACGGGTGGCGGCCTGCGCGGTCCCCCTGGAGGAGGCCGTGCGGAGATTGGCCCGACTGGATCTCGCCCTCGCCAAGGCGCGCCTGGCGGAGGAGCTGGACGCGGTGGATCCGGAACTCCTGCCGGAGCCGCGGCTGGAGCTGGTGGAGGCCCGACATCCCCTCCTCGTCTACGCCCACCGGCGGGATCCGCAACGGCCGGTGGTTCCCATCGACGTGTGGCTGGGAACGGATTTCCGTACCCTTCTCCTCACGGGCCCCAACACGGGGGGGAAGACCGTGGCCCTGAAGACCATCGGCCTGTTGCAGCTCATGCTGCAATCAGGGTTGTTCGTCCCCGCTTCCCCCCGTAGTCGGATGGGCGTGTTCCCCCAGATCTTCGCGGACATCGGGGATGAGCAGAGCATCGAGCAGTCCCTCTCCACCTTCAGCGGCCACATGCGGGCCATCGTGGACATCCTGCACCGGGCCCGGCCCGGTGCCCTGGTCCTTCTGGACGAGATCGGGGCGGGCACGGACCCCGCGGAGGGCTCGGCCCTGGCCCGAGCCGTCCTGGAGACCTTACACGAGCGGGGCTGCCGGGTGGTGGCCACCACCCATTACGGGGAGCTCAAATCCCTCGCTTACAGCCTGGAGGGCGTGCAGAACGCCTCCGTGGACTTCGACGCGGAGACCCTGCGCCCCACCTACCGGCTACGGATCGGAGTTCCGGGAAGCAGCCACGCCTTCATCATCGCCCAGCGCCTGGGGCTCCCTCCGGAGATCCTGGACCGGGCGCGGGAATCGCTCGGGCGGAAGATGGTGGAGATGGAGACCGTGCTGACGGGGTTGAACGAGGACCGGCGGCGGATGGAGTTGGCCCGGGCGGAGGCGGAGCGGTTGCGCCGGGAGGCGGAGGAGGAGCGAGCACGCTACGAAGCGCTGCAGGCGCAACTCCGGTCAGAGCGGGAGCGGCTGCTCGCCCGGGCCCGGGAGGAGGCCCGGGAGCTCCTGGAGCGGACCCGGGAGGAGGTCCGGAGGGTGCTCGCGGAGTTGCGGGAGGAGCGCCGGGCTCAGGTGGCGCAGGAGGCCCACTCCCGGCTCGCGGAGCTCCAGAAGGCCTTAAGGGCCGGGCAGGCCTTGGAGGCGGGGGAACCCGTGGAGACCGTGGTCCCTGGGGATCGGGTGCGGGTAGCCTCCTTACGGGCCGAGGGGATCGTGGTGGGCGTTACGGAGCGGGATGAGGTGGAGGTGCAGGTCGGACGGTGGAGGGTTCGGGTCCCTCGGGCGGACCTGCGGCTGCCCACCGGTCCCGCACCGTCTTCCCAGCCGCGGATGCCCGCACAGCGGGCTTTTGCCGTGGAATCCGCCGCCCGTCTGGATCTCCGGGGAATGAAGGCGGACGACGCGGTCTACGAGCTGGAGCGGGCCCTGGACACCGCGCTGGTCCGGGGCGTGCGGCGCCTGGTGGTGGTGCACGGCAAGGGCACGGGGGCCCTCCGGCGGGCCGTTCACGAGGCCTTGAGCGCCCA
- a CDS encoding DNA-3-methyladenine glycosylase, whose protein sequence is MIPGRSLRPLPRPFFARPTLEVAPELVGALLVRLLPEGVRLVGRLVEVEAYLGPEDPASHAYRRTARSAIMWGPPGIAYVYFTYGNHHCINVVTEPEGKPGAVLLRAAEPMEGLEVMRRLRGVEEVRLLCSGPGRLTQAFGIDLSHHGADLTQPGPLYLAAGIPPRRLLTTPRIGIRRARDRPWRFVDPESPFLSRPVYNGAGN, encoded by the coding sequence ATGATCCCGGGACGTTCCCTCCGTCCCCTTCCCCGCCCCTTCTTCGCCCGCCCCACCCTGGAGGTGGCGCCGGAACTGGTGGGAGCCCTCCTGGTGCGCCTCCTTCCCGAGGGCGTGCGGCTGGTGGGGCGCCTCGTGGAGGTGGAGGCGTATCTGGGACCGGAGGATCCCGCAAGCCACGCCTACCGCCGTACCGCCCGCAGCGCCATCATGTGGGGCCCTCCGGGGATCGCCTACGTGTACTTCACGTACGGCAACCACCATTGCATCAACGTGGTCACGGAGCCGGAGGGCAAACCCGGGGCCGTGCTCCTGCGAGCCGCGGAGCCCATGGAGGGGCTGGAGGTCATGCGGCGGCTCCGGGGTGTGGAGGAGGTACGGCTCCTGTGTAGCGGTCCGGGCCGCCTCACCCAGGCCTTCGGCATCGATCTCTCCCATCATGGAGCGGATCTCACGCAGCCAGGCCCCCTCTACCTTGCCGCGGGAATTCCCCCCCGCCGCCTTCTCACCACCCCGCGCATCGGAATCCGGCGTGCTCGGGACCGCCCCTGGCGGTTCGTGGACCCCGAGAGCCCCTTTCTCTCCCGGCCGGTATACAATGGCGCGGGGAATTAG
- the polX gene encoding DNA polymerase/3'-5' exonuclease PolX, whose translation MKNLELASLLNEIADLLELKGESPFRVNAYRRAARALESLTEDVEELAARGALEEIPGVGKSIAEKIQEYLRTGKIAYHGDLLRELPAGITTLLRIPGLGPKTAMLLYRHLGITTLEELEQAARSGRLSGLPRMGQKTVENILRGIEQVRRAGKRLPLGTVRPYAQEIVARLQRLPSVREIHVAGSLRRMKDTIGDIDILVTSSAPEEAMEAFVRMPEVGEVLSHGSTRSSVLLRVGVQADLRVVEPVSFGAALQYFTGSKEHNIRLRERAVRMGLKINEYGVFRGERRIAGRTEEEVYAAVGLPWIPPELREDQGELEAAERGELPDLVTLRDIRGDLHMHTRWSDGAATVEEMARAAREMGYEYICITDHSQSLKFAGGVTVEDLRRHIRDVRRLSERLEGITVLIGSEVDILPDGSLDYPDEVLADLDVVVASVHTHFRMEARAMTERIVRAMHNPYVTILGHPTGRLVQQRDPYSVDVERLVEAARRTGTILEVNAAPERLDLKDVHVRLAREHGVLLCINTDAHSPAQLRHMELGVGTARRGWAEAKDVVNTLPLRKLLEVLGRKRPAARGKRSG comes from the coding sequence ATGAAGAACCTGGAGCTGGCGTCCCTGCTCAACGAGATCGCGGACCTGCTGGAGCTGAAAGGAGAGAGCCCCTTCCGGGTAAACGCGTACCGCCGGGCGGCCCGGGCCCTGGAGAGCCTGACGGAGGACGTGGAGGAACTGGCGGCCCGTGGAGCCCTGGAAGAGATCCCCGGGGTCGGGAAGAGCATCGCGGAGAAGATCCAGGAATACCTCCGCACGGGGAAGATCGCCTATCACGGGGACCTGTTGCGGGAGCTCCCCGCGGGCATCACCACCCTCCTGCGGATCCCGGGGCTGGGGCCGAAGACCGCCATGCTCCTCTACCGGCACCTGGGGATCACCACCCTCGAGGAGCTGGAACAGGCCGCACGGTCCGGGAGGTTATCGGGCCTTCCCCGGATGGGCCAGAAGACGGTGGAGAACATCCTGCGGGGGATCGAGCAGGTGCGCCGGGCGGGAAAGCGGCTCCCGCTGGGAACCGTGCGGCCCTACGCTCAGGAGATCGTGGCACGGTTGCAGAGGCTGCCGTCCGTCCGTGAGATCCACGTGGCCGGGAGTCTCCGCCGCATGAAGGACACCATCGGCGACATCGACATCCTCGTGACCAGCAGCGCCCCAGAAGAGGCCATGGAGGCCTTCGTGCGGATGCCGGAGGTGGGGGAGGTGCTGTCGCACGGCTCCACCCGGAGCAGCGTGTTGCTCCGGGTGGGGGTCCAGGCAGACCTGCGGGTGGTGGAGCCGGTCTCCTTCGGCGCGGCCCTGCAGTACTTCACGGGAAGCAAGGAGCACAACATCCGACTGCGGGAGCGGGCCGTGCGGATGGGCCTCAAGATCAACGAGTACGGGGTCTTCCGGGGAGAGCGGCGCATCGCGGGCCGGACGGAGGAAGAGGTGTACGCCGCGGTGGGACTTCCCTGGATCCCGCCGGAGCTGCGCGAGGATCAGGGGGAACTGGAGGCCGCGGAACGGGGGGAGCTTCCGGACCTGGTGACCCTTCGGGACATCCGGGGCGACCTCCACATGCACACCCGGTGGAGCGACGGGGCCGCCACGGTGGAGGAGATGGCCCGGGCCGCCCGGGAGATGGGCTACGAGTACATCTGCATCACGGATCACTCCCAGAGCCTGAAGTTCGCAGGCGGGGTGACGGTGGAGGATCTCCGGCGGCATATCCGGGACGTGCGACGGCTCAGCGAACGGCTGGAGGGGATCACGGTCCTCATCGGCTCCGAGGTGGACATCCTCCCGGATGGGTCCCTGGACTACCCCGATGAGGTCCTGGCGGATCTGGACGTGGTGGTGGCCTCCGTGCACACGCACTTCCGCATGGAGGCTCGCGCCATGACGGAGCGCATCGTGCGGGCCATGCACAACCCCTACGTGACCATCCTCGGGCACCCCACGGGCCGGCTTGTCCAGCAGCGGGACCCATACTCCGTAGACGTGGAGCGGCTGGTGGAAGCGGCCCGCAGGACCGGCACCATCCTGGAGGTGAACGCGGCTCCGGAGCGGCTGGATCTGAAGGACGTGCACGTGCGACTGGCCAGAGAGCACGGAGTGCTGCTCTGCATCAATACGGACGCCCACAGCCCTGCACAGCTCCGGCACATGGAGCTGGGCGTGGGCACCGCCCGCCGGGGATGGGCAGAGGCGAAGGACGTGGTGAACACCCTGCCGCTTCGGAAGCTCCTGGAGGTCTTGGGCCGCAAACGTCCTGCCGCCCGCGGGAAGCGCTCCGGATGA
- a CDS encoding CvpA family protein, with translation MTWVDWIILALTLLMILSGLQRGPLRTLLETCFLALAFGLTSRFYKAVAEALFGRDFPWPDWAATLTFLAMLVVLVVVGNYLTAAIAGRKAATGIRILLGGIVGVLKGAVLSMVFLVFLLAAPFRAAVRPDVERSVLAPSIASWEAAAVRSLNTVLPWRIPELGPGGESF, from the coding sequence ATGACGTGGGTGGACTGGATCATCCTCGCCCTGACCTTGCTCATGATCCTCTCGGGGCTTCAGCGGGGTCCGCTCAGGACCCTGCTCGAGACGTGCTTTCTGGCCCTCGCCTTCGGGCTCACGAGCCGGTTCTACAAGGCCGTGGCGGAGGCCCTCTTCGGCCGGGACTTCCCCTGGCCGGACTGGGCGGCGACCTTGACCTTTCTGGCGATGCTGGTGGTGCTCGTGGTGGTGGGCAACTATCTCACCGCGGCCATAGCGGGTCGCAAGGCGGCCACCGGGATCCGGATCCTTCTGGGGGGGATTGTGGGGGTGCTGAAAGGAGCCGTGCTCTCCATGGTCTTCCTGGTGTTCCTGCTGGCCGCGCCCTTCCGGGCCGCGGTACGTCCGGATGTAGAGCGATCCGTGCTCGCGCCCTCCATAGCCAGCTGGGAGGCGGCTGCGGTGCGGAGCCTCAACACCGTCCTTCCCTGGAGGATCCCGGAGCTGGGGCCCGGGGGGGAGTCCTTCTGA
- the pheT gene encoding phenylalanine--tRNA ligase subunit beta: MRVPWTWLRELVRTSDPLDPEAWVERFPMLGLGVEAVERWGDDWVFDLETTTNRPDWLGMVGIAREVAAATGGELLVPSVALEEEDPPAQTLASVTFEDPDLCYRYVARVIVEVQVGPAPRWMADRLEKCGIRSINNVVDITNYVMLELGQPLHAFDYEGILGGRIVVRAARAGERLVTLDGVERVLPEGALVIADAERPVALGGIMGGADTEIRPTSRRVLLESAWFNPVAVRRTARAVGLRTEASTRHERGGDPERVRVAAARAAELMRRYCGGRVLRGEVDVYPNPESPRVVALRYGRLRRVLGAEIPREEAEEILRRLGFDLESLEDRALVRVPSHRRDVEREEDLIEEVARLWGYDRIPETMPVAEMGVGRLPEELAREREVRETLLRGGLTEVFTLSLLHPRDLDRVRIPPDHPLRKAPRLLNPLTEEHTHLRTTLLPSLLEVLRTNRARGIPDVHIFEIGRVYFPSGEGWEERKVVGIARMGRVLLGRWNLPEEFGETTFYHLKGVLETLLEELHIPDWRLVPESAPWLHPYRAASLWIGRERIGWMGEVHPQVAEAYDLRGRAYVAEVALMPLLAHTRPPQLRPLPRYPAVDRDLAVVVREGVTAAELVEEIRRSGGPVLEAVEPFDVYTGPQVPAGHKSIAFSLRFRSPDRTLEAREVEAVLEGIRQGLRQRFGARIRGA; the protein is encoded by the coding sequence ATGCGGGTTCCGTGGACCTGGCTCCGGGAACTGGTGCGCACCTCAGACCCCCTCGACCCCGAGGCATGGGTGGAGCGGTTCCCCATGCTGGGGCTGGGCGTGGAGGCCGTGGAGCGGTGGGGGGACGACTGGGTGTTCGACCTGGAGACCACCACGAACCGGCCCGACTGGTTGGGGATGGTGGGGATCGCCCGGGAAGTGGCGGCCGCCACGGGTGGGGAGCTGTTGGTCCCCTCCGTGGCCCTGGAGGAAGAGGATCCTCCGGCCCAGACCCTGGCCTCCGTGACGTTCGAGGATCCCGACCTCTGCTACCGGTACGTGGCCCGGGTGATCGTGGAGGTCCAGGTCGGCCCGGCCCCCCGGTGGATGGCGGACCGCTTGGAGAAGTGCGGGATCCGCAGCATCAACAACGTGGTGGACATCACCAACTACGTGATGCTGGAGCTGGGTCAGCCCCTCCACGCCTTCGATTACGAGGGGATCTTGGGCGGCAGGATCGTGGTGCGGGCCGCCCGAGCGGGAGAGCGGCTCGTGACCCTGGACGGGGTGGAGCGGGTGCTGCCGGAAGGGGCGCTCGTGATCGCGGACGCGGAGCGACCCGTGGCCCTGGGCGGGATCATGGGGGGCGCGGACACCGAGATCCGGCCCACTTCCCGGCGGGTGCTGCTGGAGTCCGCGTGGTTCAACCCCGTGGCGGTGCGCCGCACGGCCCGGGCCGTGGGATTGCGTACGGAGGCGAGCACCCGACACGAGCGGGGGGGTGATCCGGAGCGCGTGCGGGTTGCCGCCGCCCGCGCCGCGGAGCTCATGCGCCGCTATTGCGGGGGCCGGGTCCTACGCGGCGAGGTGGACGTTTACCCCAACCCGGAATCACCCCGGGTGGTGGCCTTGCGGTACGGGCGCCTCCGGAGGGTGTTAGGGGCCGAGATTCCCCGGGAGGAGGCCGAGGAAATCCTCAGACGGCTGGGATTCGATCTGGAGAGCCTGGAGGACCGCGCCCTGGTTCGGGTTCCCTCCCACCGCCGGGACGTGGAGCGGGAGGAGGACCTCATCGAGGAGGTCGCCCGGTTGTGGGGCTACGACCGGATCCCGGAGACCATGCCCGTGGCTGAGATGGGAGTGGGAAGGCTCCCCGAGGAGCTCGCGCGGGAGCGGGAGGTGCGGGAGACGCTGCTGCGCGGCGGCCTCACGGAGGTGTTCACCCTTTCCCTCCTCCACCCCCGGGACCTGGATCGCGTCCGGATTCCGCCGGACCACCCGCTCCGGAAGGCCCCCAGGCTCCTGAACCCCCTTACCGAGGAACACACACACCTCCGCACCACGCTCCTTCCGTCCCTCCTCGAGGTCCTGCGCACGAACCGCGCCCGGGGAATCCCGGACGTGCACATCTTCGAGATCGGCCGGGTGTACTTTCCCTCCGGGGAGGGGTGGGAGGAGCGCAAGGTGGTGGGGATCGCCCGCATGGGCCGGGTGCTCCTGGGTCGCTGGAACCTCCCGGAGGAGTTCGGGGAGACCACCTTCTACCACCTGAAGGGGGTCCTGGAGACCCTCCTGGAGGAGCTCCACATTCCCGATTGGCGTCTCGTGCCGGAATCCGCTCCGTGGCTCCACCCCTACCGCGCCGCCTCCCTGTGGATTGGAAGAGAGCGGATCGGATGGATGGGGGAGGTGCACCCACAGGTGGCGGAGGCCTATGACCTGCGGGGAAGGGCGTATGTGGCAGAGGTGGCCCTCATGCCCCTGCTCGCGCACACCCGACCTCCGCAGCTCCGCCCCCTCCCCCGCTACCCCGCGGTGGATCGGGACCTCGCGGTGGTGGTGCGGGAGGGGGTGACCGCGGCGGAACTCGTGGAGGAGATCCGGAGGTCGGGAGGGCCGGTGCTGGAGGCGGTGGAGCCCTTCGATGTGTACACGGGACCCCAGGTCCCTGCGGGCCACAAAAGCATCGCCTTCTCCCTCCGGTTCCGATCCCCGGACCGCACCCTGGAGGCCCGGGAGGTGGAGGCGGTCCTGGAAGGGATCCGCCAGGGGCTGCGACAGCGGTTCGGAGCCCGGATCCGGGGCGCGTAG
- the pheS gene encoding phenylalanine--tRNA ligase subunit alpha: MEQEIRTLREEAGQEIQRAESPEAVEAVRRRYLGKRGRLTQLLRGLGSLPPEERARVGALLNETKAWLVAQLEARAEVVRALALEHRLRAEAIDVTLPGRRPIPGRPHVLGRTIQEILEIFRSMGFEVVEGPEIETEEFNFRRLNIPEDHPARDMQDSFYLDREHLLRTQVTAVDVRVMAVRRPPLRVVSIGRCYRRDALDATHAPVFHQVDGFLVDEGVRFSDLKGVLSRFAREMWGPQTRVRFQPSYFPFTEPSAEIAVYFGGRWLEIGGCGMFHPRVLEFSGIDPERYTAFAFGLGVERPAMVRYGIGDIRLFWENDLRFLNQF; this comes from the coding sequence GTGGAGCAGGAGATCCGGACCCTGCGGGAGGAGGCTGGGCAGGAGATCCAGCGGGCCGAAAGCCCGGAGGCCGTGGAGGCCGTCCGGCGCCGATATCTCGGCAAGCGGGGGCGGCTTACCCAGCTGTTGCGGGGTCTTGGAAGTCTTCCTCCGGAGGAGCGGGCCCGGGTGGGTGCCCTCCTGAACGAGACCAAGGCGTGGCTCGTGGCCCAGCTGGAAGCTCGGGCGGAGGTGGTCCGGGCGCTCGCCCTGGAACATCGGCTTCGCGCGGAGGCCATAGACGTCACCCTTCCCGGCCGCCGCCCCATCCCGGGACGGCCGCACGTCCTGGGCCGGACCATTCAGGAGATCCTGGAGATCTTCCGGTCCATGGGATTCGAGGTGGTGGAGGGACCGGAGATCGAGACGGAGGAGTTCAACTTCCGCCGACTGAACATCCCGGAGGACCACCCCGCCCGGGACATGCAGGACTCCTTCTACCTGGACCGTGAGCACCTCCTGCGGACCCAGGTCACCGCGGTGGACGTGCGGGTGATGGCGGTGCGCAGGCCTCCCCTCCGGGTGGTGAGCATCGGCCGGTGCTACCGCCGGGATGCCCTCGATGCCACCCACGCGCCCGTGTTCCACCAAGTGGACGGCTTCCTGGTGGACGAAGGCGTGCGGTTCTCGGACCTCAAAGGGGTGCTCTCCCGGTTCGCGCGGGAGATGTGGGGGCCCCAGACCCGGGTCCGCTTCCAGCCCTCCTACTTCCCCTTCACGGAGCCCAGCGCGGAGATCGCGGTGTATTTCGGCGGCCGGTGGCTGGAGATCGGAGGATGCGGGATGTTCCACCCCCGGGTTCTCGAATTCTCGGGGATCGATCCCGAGCGGTACACCGCCTTCGCCTTCGGGCTCGGCGTGGAGCGGCCGGCCATGGTCCGCTACGGCATCGGGGACATCCGCCTCTTCTGGGAGAACGACCTGCGGTTCTTGAACCAGTTCTAG
- a CDS encoding RNA methyltransferase encodes MITSPKNPHIRELRALARRRERWAQGRLVVSGIRLVETVLRVGGRVEELLVAEPLPELERLAQRTGVRILRVGPRVIEALADVETPQPVCAVVRIPEVRSLSALRWSRLVVADGIQDPGNLGALIRTADAAGFDALAVLEGTVDPFHPRAVRASAGSCFALPIARATPEEVREGRVYVADPRGEVDYREADYTPPVALVLGSEGSGPRHPWPLSSRVRIPIYGRAESLNVVAAAAVLLYEARRGG; translated from the coding sequence GTGATCACCAGCCCCAAGAACCCGCACATCCGGGAACTCCGGGCCCTGGCCCGTCGGCGGGAGCGGTGGGCCCAAGGCCGGTTGGTGGTGAGCGGGATCCGGCTCGTGGAGACCGTTCTCCGGGTGGGGGGACGGGTGGAGGAACTCCTGGTGGCAGAACCCCTGCCGGAGCTGGAGCGCCTGGCTCAGCGCACGGGGGTGCGGATACTCCGGGTGGGGCCGCGGGTGATCGAGGCCCTGGCGGACGTGGAGACCCCCCAACCCGTATGCGCGGTGGTCCGGATCCCCGAGGTACGCTCCCTCTCTGCCCTCCGGTGGTCCCGGCTCGTGGTGGCGGACGGGATCCAGGATCCGGGAAACCTCGGGGCCCTAATCCGCACCGCGGACGCCGCGGGGTTTGACGCCCTGGCCGTGCTCGAGGGGACCGTGGATCCCTTCCACCCGAGGGCCGTCCGCGCGAGCGCGGGTTCCTGCTTTGCGCTTCCCATTGCGCGGGCCACGCCGGAGGAAGTGCGGGAGGGGCGGGTGTATGTGGCGGACCCGAGGGGGGAGGTGGATTACCGGGAGGCAGACTACACGCCTCCCGTGGCCCTCGTGTTGGGCAGTGAGGGGAGCGGGCCCCGCCATCCCTGGCCCCTTTCCTCCCGGGTTCGGATCCCGATCTACGGCAGGGCGGAATCCCTAAACGTGGTGGCCGCGGCGGCCGTGCTTCTGTACGAGGCCCGGCGCGGTGGCTGA
- the rplT gene encoding 50S ribosomal protein L20 — MPRVKRGKTVRRRHKKILKLAKGYWGKKSRWFKLANQYVMRALRNAYRDRRQRKRDFRRLWIVRINAAARQHGLSYSRLMHALRQNGIALNRKVLADLAVRDPQAFAEIVRSATARPG; from the coding sequence ATGCCGAGGGTGAAGCGGGGAAAGACCGTACGCCGCCGCCACAAGAAGATCCTCAAGCTCGCCAAGGGCTACTGGGGCAAGAAGAGCCGGTGGTTCAAGCTGGCAAACCAGTACGTGATGCGGGCCCTCCGCAACGCGTACCGGGATCGCCGGCAGCGCAAGCGAGATTTCCGACGCCTGTGGATCGTCCGCATCAACGCGGCTGCCCGCCAGCACGGCCTGTCGTACAGCCGGCTCATGCATGCCCTGCGCCAGAACGGCATCGCCCTGAACCGCAAGGTCCTGGCGGATCTGGCGGTTCGGGATCCCCAGGCATTCGCGGAGATCGTCCGCAGCGCCACGGCCCGTCCGGGGTGA
- the rpmI gene encoding 50S ribosomal protein L35, giving the protein MPKAKTHQGTRKRIKVTGSGRLLRRRQGGGHLKEKKRARRLRSLAQEVPVAPQDTRRIRALIPYDLE; this is encoded by the coding sequence ATGCCCAAGGCCAAGACCCATCAGGGCACGCGCAAGCGGATCAAGGTAACGGGAAGCGGCAGGCTCCTCCGCCGGCGTCAGGGCGGAGGGCATCTGAAGGAGAAGAAACGGGCCCGGCGGCTGCGCAGCCTCGCCCAGGAGGTGCCGGTGGCACCCCAGGACACGAGGCGCATCCGGGCCCTGATCCCGTACGATCTGGAGTGA
- the infC gene encoding translation initiation factor IF-3 codes for MNERIRAHEVRLIGPGGENLGIVPIHVALQRAREAGLDLVEVAPQADPPVVRIMDYGKYKYEQSKRDREAHRKTRIMELKRIRMTPKIGDHDFQTKAKMVYNFLQEGHKVKVEMWFRGREAVHPELGRMILDRLTEYVSPIATVERPPSMEGRNMVVVYNPARR; via the coding sequence GTGAACGAACGGATTCGAGCACATGAGGTCCGGCTGATCGGGCCGGGCGGAGAGAATCTCGGGATCGTTCCCATCCACGTGGCCCTGCAGCGGGCCCGGGAGGCGGGGTTGGATCTGGTGGAGGTCGCGCCTCAGGCGGATCCGCCCGTGGTCAGGATCATGGACTACGGGAAGTACAAGTACGAGCAGAGCAAGCGGGACCGGGAGGCGCACCGCAAGACCCGGATCATGGAGTTGAAACGGATCCGGATGACCCCGAAGATCGGAGATCACGATTTCCAGACGAAGGCGAAGATGGTCTACAACTTCCTGCAGGAAGGGCACAAGGTGAAGGTGGAGATGTGGTTCCGGGGCCGGGAGGCGGTGCACCCGGAGCTGGGTCGCATGATCCTGGACCGGCTCACGGAGTACGTCTCGCCCATCGCCACCGTGGAGCGCCCCCCCTCCATGGAGGGGCGAAACATGGTGGTGGTGTACAACCCGGCCCGGCGGTGA